One stretch of Oncorhynchus clarkii lewisi isolate Uvic-CL-2024 chromosome 3, UVic_Ocla_1.0, whole genome shotgun sequence DNA includes these proteins:
- the LOC139405616 gene encoding very long chain fatty acid elongase 4-like yields the protein MELTTHLINDTINLYKWALTIADKRVEKWPLMDNPLPTLAISSSYLLFLWLGPKYMENREPFQLKKTLIFYNFSMVIFNFFICKELFLAARSAGYSYICQSVDYSDDPNEVRIAAALWWYFVSKGVEYLDTVFFILRKKFNQVSFLHVYHHCSMFTLWWIGIKWVAGGQSFFGAHMNAAIHVLMYLYYGLASFGPKIQKYLWWKKYLTVIQMVQFHVTIGHTALSLYMDCEFPHWMHYALICYALTFIALFGNFYYQTYRRTPRQPREPKAAKALSNNGVSNGLSKGLGNGAVGVGGKVEAKERSSGVDNGNGRRKRKGRAKRD from the exons ATGGAGCTCACCACACATCTGATAAATGACACCATTAATTTATATAAATGGGCCCTTACCATCGCAG ACAAGCGAGTGGAGAAATGGCCCCTGATGGACAACCCACTCCCAACGTTGGCCATCAGTTCCTCCTACCTGCTGTTCCTGTGGCTGGGGCCCAAGTACATGGAGAACAGAGAACCCTTCCAGCTCAAGAAGACACTCATCTTCTATAACTTCAGCATGGTCATCTTCAACTTCTTCATCTGCAAAGAG CTCTTCCTGGCGGCTCGGTCGGCCGGATACAGCTACATCTGCCAGTCTGTTGACTACTCAGACGACCCCAATGAAGTCCGG ATAGCAGCAGCGTTGTGGTGGTATTTCGTCTCTAAAGGAGTAGAGTACCTGGACACGGTGTTCTTCATCCTGAGGAAGAAGTTTAACCAGGTCAGCTTCCTACACGTCTACCACCACTGCTCCATGTTCACCCTCTGGTGGATCGGCATCAAGTGGGTCGCTggaggacagt CATTCTTTGGTGCACACATGAACGCAGCCATCCATGTCCTGATGTATCTGTACTATGGGCTGGCCTCCTTTGGACCCAAGATCCAGAAGTACCTGTGGTGGAAGAAGTACCTGACTGTCATCCAGATG GTCCAGTTCCATGTTACCATTGGTCACACTGCTCTGTCCCTCTACATGGACTGTGAGTTTCCCCACTGGATGCACTATGCCCTTATCTGCTACGCCCTCACCTTCATCGCCCTGTTCGGTAACTTCTACTACCAGACGTACCGCCGCACGCCGCGCCAACCCAGGGAGCCCAAGGCCGCCAAGGCTCTGTCTAACAACGGGGTCTCCAACGGGCTGTCCAAGGGACTGGGGAACGGAGCGGTGGGGGTGGGGGGCAAGGTGGAGGCAAAGGAGAGGTCGTCGGGGGTGGACAACGGGAatggaaggagaaagaggaaggggagggccaAGAGGGATTAG
- the LOC139405617 gene encoding PRELI domain containing protein 3A-like, protein MKIWSTEHVFSYPWETVIKAAMRKYPNPMNPNVVGVDVLDRNLDTDGRLHSHRLLSTEWGLPGIVRAILGTGHTQTYVKEHSIVDPEEKKMELYSTNITLTNLVSVDERLVYRPHPDNPEVTVLTQEAIITVKGVSLSSYLEGMMALRMSANARKGWDAIEWIIQNSERENVPLCELY, encoded by the exons ATGAAGATCTGGAGTACTGAACATGTTTTCAG cTACCCGTGGGAGACGGTGATAAAGGCAGCGATGAGGAAGTACCCTAACCCCATGAACCCTAATGTTGTGGGAGTGGATGTGTTGGACAGGAACCTGGATACCGACGGACGGCTCCACAGCCACAGACTCCTCAGCACCGAGTGGGGCCTGCCAGGCATCGTACGAGCG ATCTTGGGGACCGGTCATACCCAGACGTACGTCAAGGAGCACTCCATCGTGGATCCCGAGGAGAAAAAGATGGAGCTTTATTCAACCAAT ATAACTCTAACCAATCTGGTGTCAGTGGATGAAAGACTGGTTTACAGACCTCATCCAGACAACCCAGAGGT tACTGTTCTGACCCAGGAGGCCATCATCACAGTAAAAGGAGTCAGTTTGAGCAGTTACCTGGAGGGAATGATGGCCCTCAGAATGTCAGCTAACGCCAGAAAG GGTTGGGATGCTATTGAGTGGATCATTCAGAACTCTGAAAGGGAGAACGTTCCTCTGTGTGAGCTGTACTGA